A region of Beijerinckia sp. 28-YEA-48 DNA encodes the following proteins:
- a CDS encoding tripartite tricarboxylate transporter substrate binding protein — protein sequence MRVRFYAFVFAVVATVTGPAALAQDYPSRPIRLIVPYVPGGPLDVLGRLLANGMSGDLKGTVVVENIAGAGARVGTAAVAKAEPDGYTIGLGVVASLAIGPQLVHTAPYDPIKSFTHIGLVTSGTLTVTVNKSVPAQTLGEFVALAKSRPDEISYGSVGIGSLPHMAAELFQRKTGTKLRHVPYRGGAASLVDLLAGRIDATFEMPNVTAVYHNDGSLRVLATMDKVRSPALPDVPTTAEAGFKGLEMDFWSGIIAPANLPPEIAHKLAASVQRVMDQPGFGDSLTAQGLRVHFLPSGEFVQLIRDETARWGEVIAGAGIKLSE from the coding sequence ATGCGCGTGCGCTTTTATGCCTTCGTTTTTGCCGTCGTCGCGACCGTCACCGGCCCGGCCGCGCTGGCGCAGGACTATCCCTCGCGGCCGATCAGATTGATCGTACCCTATGTCCCCGGTGGTCCCCTCGATGTGCTGGGTCGTCTTCTTGCCAATGGCATGAGCGGCGATTTGAAGGGAACCGTCGTCGTCGAGAACATCGCGGGCGCGGGCGCACGTGTCGGCACGGCGGCGGTCGCCAAGGCGGAGCCTGACGGCTACACGATTGGTCTTGGTGTCGTGGCCTCGCTCGCCATCGGCCCGCAACTTGTGCACACCGCGCCTTATGATCCCATCAAATCCTTCACGCACATTGGCTTGGTGACGTCGGGAACATTGACCGTGACGGTCAATAAGTCGGTTCCTGCCCAAACTTTGGGCGAGTTCGTTGCGCTGGCGAAATCGCGCCCCGACGAAATTTCCTATGGGTCGGTTGGCATCGGATCGCTACCGCATATGGCCGCCGAACTGTTTCAGAGGAAGACGGGGACCAAGCTCCGGCATGTCCCCTATAGAGGTGGCGCGGCCTCGCTGGTGGATCTGCTCGCCGGTCGGATCGATGCGACGTTTGAAATGCCGAATGTGACGGCGGTCTATCATAACGACGGCAGCTTGCGCGTTCTCGCCACCATGGACAAAGTGCGCAGCCCGGCGCTTCCCGACGTGCCGACGACGGCGGAAGCTGGCTTCAAAGGCCTGGAAATGGATTTCTGGTCCGGCATCATTGCGCCGGCGAACTTGCCGCCCGAGATCGCGCATAAGCTCGCGGCTTCGGTCCAGCGCGTCATGGATCAGCCGGGCTTCGGCGACAGTCTGACCGCTCAGGGCTTGCGCGTGCATTTCCTGCCTTCCGGTGAATTTGTTCAATTGATCCGCGATGAAACCGCGCGCTGGGGCGAAGTGATCGCCGGTGCGGGCATCAAACTTTCGGAGTGA
- a CDS encoding LysR family transcriptional regulator yields the protein MNLDPRHLVQLATVVELGTFQAAADALGVTQPALTRTIQILEQRVGSALFDRTARRAVPTTVGLELAAIGQSIRSATLRARDISQSFSRGQAGRLRIGATPLVAGIFLAPIIRNFLTAHDSVTIALSMGLVGELNERLINRDIDLIVGPIGLFERGDDLAYETLFDDEIGFFCCADHPLLRCATIGAAELSKVRWIMPPSGSLFRFQTDSALEELGVEQVRVALETLSVEASVEIARKTDFLTPLSALTISSNAIPGLARLPIHSDRLRRPLGVVSRKSGLQPLVRIFINAIVDSLREHEPSPQER from the coding sequence ATGAATCTCGACCCGCGCCATCTGGTTCAGCTCGCGACCGTTGTGGAACTGGGAACATTCCAGGCAGCGGCGGACGCGCTCGGGGTGACGCAGCCGGCGCTGACGCGCACCATCCAGATTCTGGAACAGCGCGTCGGCAGCGCCTTGTTCGACCGGACCGCCCGCCGCGCGGTGCCCACCACGGTCGGCCTCGAACTGGCAGCCATTGGCCAATCGATCCGCTCAGCCACTTTGCGGGCACGGGATATTTCACAAAGCTTCAGTCGCGGCCAGGCGGGGCGCCTGCGCATCGGCGCGACCCCTTTGGTTGCCGGAATTTTTCTGGCTCCCATCATCCGCAATTTTCTGACGGCCCATGACAGCGTCACGATCGCCCTGTCGATGGGACTCGTCGGTGAACTCAACGAGAGGCTTATCAACCGCGATATCGACCTGATCGTTGGCCCGATCGGATTGTTCGAGCGCGGCGACGATCTGGCTTACGAGACATTATTCGACGATGAGATCGGATTCTTTTGTTGCGCCGATCATCCGCTCCTTCGCTGCGCAACGATAGGCGCGGCCGAATTGAGCAAGGTGCGCTGGATCATGCCCCCATCCGGCAGTCTGTTTCGCTTTCAGACCGACAGCGCGCTGGAAGAACTGGGCGTGGAACAGGTGCGCGTCGCATTGGAAACACTGTCAGTGGAGGCCTCGGTTGAAATCGCCAGAAAGACCGACTTTTTGACGCCGCTTTCCGCGCTGACGATCTCGTCGAACGCCATCCCCGGCCTGGCGCGACTCCCCATTCATTCCGATCGCTTGCGGCGTCCCCTTGGTGTGGTGAGCCGCAAATCAGGCCTGCAGCCATTGGTGCGTATATTCATCAATGCGATTGTCGATTCCTTGCGCGAGCACGAGCCGAGCCCACAAGAACGATAA
- a CDS encoding tripartite tricarboxylate transporter substrate binding protein, whose amino-acid sequence MLTRRSAVAGLVASATIPAPLWAQEWPGKPITLVHGFGAGGNADSIARVMANALSTELGQQIVVEAKSGAGGNIASEQVARAEPDGYRIILLTGGHAVSAALYKNLRFNPVDDFAFLSLVATFPFVIATHLQSPVKSIGELIAAAKKDPGKFTFSSVGVGSTQHLTGELFAEMAGIKLTHVPYRGGMEPLSDLMGGRIDLMVDTITVTGEAIRSGTIRGLGITSRTPWPGLSEVTPIAATLPGFEVRSWNGMAAPAATPPAVVTRLNAAIEKSLQLPKVREQLGFLGVQPEASTPEAMRSFVASEIARWKGVVDKAGIQKI is encoded by the coding sequence ATGCTTACGCGCCGTTCCGCCGTCGCAGGTCTTGTCGCATCCGCGACAATTCCCGCTCCGCTCTGGGCTCAAGAGTGGCCTGGCAAGCCGATCACGCTCGTCCATGGCTTCGGCGCCGGCGGCAATGCGGATTCGATCGCGCGGGTGATGGCCAATGCCTTGTCGACGGAGTTGGGCCAGCAGATCGTGGTCGAAGCCAAGTCGGGAGCAGGGGGCAATATCGCGTCCGAACAAGTGGCGCGGGCGGAGCCGGATGGCTATCGGATCATTCTGTTGACCGGCGGACATGCGGTTTCCGCCGCGCTCTACAAGAATTTGCGCTTCAATCCGGTCGACGACTTTGCCTTCCTGTCTTTGGTCGCGACCTTTCCCTTCGTCATCGCCACCCATCTGCAAAGCCCCGTTAAATCCATCGGCGAGCTGATCGCAGCTGCCAAAAAGGACCCCGGCAAATTCACCTTCTCGTCGGTGGGGGTCGGCTCGACCCAACATTTGACGGGAGAACTCTTCGCCGAAATGGCGGGCATCAAGCTGACCCATGTGCCGTATCGCGGCGGCATGGAGCCGCTCTCCGATCTGATGGGCGGCCGGATCGATCTCATGGTCGACACCATCACCGTCACCGGCGAGGCCATTCGCTCGGGAACCATTCGCGGCTTGGGGATCACCAGTCGCACGCCATGGCCTGGGTTGTCCGAGGTCACACCCATTGCCGCCACCCTGCCTGGATTTGAAGTGCGGTCCTGGAACGGCATGGCGGCACCGGCGGCTACGCCACCGGCCGTGGTGACGCGCCTAAACGCGGCGATCGAGAAATCGCTGCAATTGCCAAAAGTCCGCGAGCAGTTGGGCTTCCTGGGCGTCCAGCCTGAAGCTTCAACCCCGGAAGCCATGCGCAGCTTCGTGGCGTCCGAAATCGCGCGTTGGAAGGGCGTCGTCGACAAGGCCGGCATTCAAAAGATCTGA
- a CDS encoding SDR family oxidoreductase: MADIRPAGRGDYDLRGRIAVVTGGSGGIGAATVQRLARAGATVIVGYNSGRDRAEEIVASLGRGEHMALRIPVEDSAAIVAAAATVKETFGKIDVLVNSAGVTRAVPHADLEALDDATFDRILITNVRGPFATVRAFAPLLRASGDGIVINISSISGSTGLGSSIAYCASKAALDTMGLSLARVLAPEVRVISIAPAAVATEFVPGRGREGVEKQAASTPLKLVAEPDDVAMAVMAAVTHLRLTTGSTIVVDSGRHL; encoded by the coding sequence GTGGCAGATATTCGTCCAGCTGGGCGTGGAGACTATGATCTCCGGGGCCGCATTGCGGTTGTGACAGGGGGAAGCGGCGGCATTGGCGCGGCAACGGTTCAGCGTCTGGCGCGCGCCGGCGCGACCGTTATCGTGGGCTATAATTCCGGGCGAGACCGGGCCGAGGAAATCGTGGCCAGCCTCGGGCGCGGCGAACATATGGCGCTCCGGATCCCGGTTGAAGACAGCGCCGCCATTGTCGCGGCGGCCGCAACCGTGAAAGAGACCTTCGGCAAGATCGATGTGCTCGTCAATTCCGCCGGCGTCACGCGGGCTGTGCCGCACGCCGATCTCGAGGCGCTCGACGATGCAACGTTCGATCGCATCCTGATCACTAATGTGCGTGGCCCCTTCGCCACCGTGCGCGCCTTTGCGCCGCTGCTGCGCGCCAGCGGCGACGGCATCGTCATCAATATCTCGTCGATTTCAGGCTCCACAGGCCTGGGCAGTTCCATCGCCTATTGCGCCTCGAAAGCGGCGCTGGACACGATGGGTTTGTCGTTGGCGCGTGTTCTGGCGCCTGAAGTCCGGGTGATTTCGATCGCGCCGGCCGCGGTCGCCACTGAGTTTGTTCCTGGGCGCGGCCGTGAGGGGGTCGAAAAGCAGGCGGCTTCGACGCCGCTCAAGCTCGTCGCCGAGCCAGACGATGTCGCTATGGCCGTCATGGCGGCGGTGACCCATCTGCGCCTGACCACCGGCAGCACGATCGTGGTCGATAGCGGCAGACATCTCTGA
- a CDS encoding helix-turn-helix transcriptional regulator, with amino-acid sequence MQVHDLGHFGGGGRQGLRAMAALVAQIGQPDFDSTLFSLAHELLAADHVTAFCATPQGIIRTVIAENKGPRPIARTVAERYVRTHWMSDPVLRLLTEAPDRSRPANIIVDTNARDVADTAYRHECYAAVNLDHRLSVVEARDGHVMRLNFYRRRGHDFRDEDIDCLAQMADLLLALVQRHDAESCPRSEPDPELQFRERLVAIAPTLTAREQQVCALIALGLTSEGISLRLNIGLNSVLTYRKRAYARLGISSQNELMRRLMM; translated from the coding sequence ATGCAGGTGCATGACCTTGGGCATTTCGGCGGCGGCGGCCGGCAGGGCCTGCGCGCCATGGCCGCCTTGGTGGCTCAAATCGGTCAACCTGATTTTGACAGCACATTGTTTAGCTTGGCCCATGAACTGCTCGCCGCCGATCATGTGACGGCTTTCTGCGCCACGCCTCAGGGCATCATCCGCACGGTGATCGCGGAGAACAAAGGGCCGCGCCCGATCGCGCGGACAGTCGCTGAACGCTACGTGCGGACGCATTGGATGAGCGATCCAGTTCTACGGCTGTTGACGGAAGCGCCAGATCGATCCCGGCCCGCCAATATCATCGTCGACACCAATGCGAGAGATGTCGCCGATACGGCCTATCGCCATGAATGCTATGCGGCCGTCAATCTGGACCATCGCTTGTCCGTGGTCGAGGCGCGCGACGGCCATGTCATGCGGTTGAATTTCTATCGCCGCCGTGGACACGATTTCCGTGACGAGGATATCGATTGCCTGGCGCAGATGGCGGACCTGCTGCTGGCCTTAGTTCAGCGGCATGATGCGGAAAGCTGTCCGCGATCTGAGCCGGATCCCGAATTGCAGTTTCGTGAACGCTTGGTGGCTATCGCGCCAACGCTCACAGCCCGCGAGCAGCAAGTCTGCGCGCTGATCGCTCTGGGTCTGACCTCCGAAGGGATCAGCCTGCGTCTCAATATAGGGCTCAATTCCGTGCTGACTTACCGTAAGCGCGCCTATGCCCGCTTAGGCATCAGTTCGCAGAATGAACTGATGCGTCGCCTCATGATGTAG
- a CDS encoding glycine cleavage system protein H yields MVRLQDCEFPEHLHYDVDNQIWYEPLPDGTVRTGFTMWAANLMGDVLVFTPKRLGRDFEKDRSFAVVEGGKWVGSARAAFDGIVVAHNELLVKKPELLNQQAYGDGWMLIVRPSHEDWRRGLVTGAAIAPTFEAWFETGAYRDRTA; encoded by the coding sequence ATGGTCAGACTGCAGGATTGCGAGTTCCCCGAACATCTCCACTACGATGTCGACAACCAGATCTGGTATGAGCCGCTCCCCGATGGAACCGTGCGTACCGGCTTCACCATGTGGGCGGCCAATCTGATGGGCGATGTGCTGGTGTTCACCCCCAAACGCCTCGGTCGCGATTTCGAGAAGGACAGATCTTTCGCCGTGGTCGAAGGCGGCAAATGGGTCGGCTCGGCCCGTGCCGCTTTCGATGGCATCGTCGTGGCGCACAACGAGCTTTTGGTGAAAAAGCCGGAATTGCTCAATCAGCAGGCCTATGGCGATGGCTGGATGCTGATCGTGCGGCCTTCCCATGAGGATTGGCGGCGCGGGCTCGTCACCGGCGCCGCCATCGCTCCCACCTTCGAAGCTTGGTTCGAGACAGGGGCTTATCGGGATCGCACCGCCTAA
- a CDS encoding DsrE/DsrF/DrsH-like family protein — protein sequence MSTRLLVVLLNTDPRNAEELGAPFYHAAIAAAMDYQVDIVCTAAAGKLMIKGVAEKIHIKPGHPKTVYDWIKEAHDHGAKLWACPANLDLFDIAEDDLIPECSGLMGAAAMIQDVMDGSCRVLTY from the coding sequence ATGAGCACGCGACTTCTCGTCGTCCTGCTCAACACCGATCCGCGCAATGCGGAAGAACTCGGTGCGCCTTTCTATCATGCGGCGATCGCCGCCGCGATGGACTATCAAGTCGATATCGTTTGCACCGCTGCCGCCGGCAAGCTGATGATCAAAGGCGTCGCCGAAAAGATCCACATCAAGCCGGGTCATCCGAAAACCGTCTATGACTGGATCAAGGAGGCGCATGATCACGGCGCGAAACTCTGGGCCTGTCCGGCCAATCTCGACCTCTTCGACATTGCCGAGGACGATCTCATTCCCGAATGCAGTGGCTTGATGGGCGCCGCCGCCATGATTCAGGACGTGATGGACGGGTCCTGTCGCGTTCTCACCTATTGA
- a CDS encoding tetratricopeptide repeat protein, whose amino-acid sequence MRWIERLLNKSDVAERDVAATMAAAYDASSHGDYAKALDLWGPLAHAGVPRAQNNIGACFAEGLGVERDDALALKWLTLAADAGDPVGRRNLAALYFKGQDSLGQGIEADFDRAAALYRLAAEAGDAPAQDMLSWMLLEGETIAPDHAEARRWALAAAEQGVAASMTRLGMIYHNALGVERDPAVAAHWWRKAASAGDADGQAMLGAALHLGAGVPRDPIYALTLLLRARANGSALAEPFLPAARQFLTMTEVEEAERRAAAPDMEAVA is encoded by the coding sequence ATGCGGTGGATTGAGCGTCTGCTCAATAAGTCCGATGTGGCCGAAAGGGACGTGGCCGCAACCATGGCGGCTGCCTATGACGCATCGAGCCACGGCGACTATGCCAAGGCGCTCGATCTCTGGGGCCCGCTGGCTCATGCCGGCGTGCCGCGCGCGCAAAACAACATCGGCGCCTGTTTCGCCGAAGGGCTCGGCGTTGAGCGTGACGATGCACTGGCGCTGAAGTGGCTGACGCTCGCAGCCGATGCCGGCGATCCCGTCGGCCGCCGCAATCTGGCGGCGCTTTATTTCAAGGGCCAGGATTCTCTGGGCCAAGGCATCGAGGCTGATTTCGATCGCGCCGCCGCGCTTTATCGCCTGGCGGCCGAAGCCGGCGATGCCCCGGCGCAAGATATGTTGAGCTGGATGCTGCTCGAAGGCGAGACCATCGCGCCTGATCATGCCGAGGCGCGGCGCTGGGCCTTGGCCGCGGCCGAGCAGGGCGTTGCCGCGTCGATGACGCGGCTCGGCATGATCTATCACAATGCTTTGGGCGTGGAGCGCGATCCGGCTGTGGCCGCCCATTGGTGGCGCAAAGCGGCGAGCGCCGGCGATGCCGACGGTCAGGCGATGCTTGGCGCCGCGCTCCATCTCGGCGCCGGCGTGCCGCGTGATCCGATATACGCCCTTACATTGCTATTGCGCGCCAGAGCCAATGGCAGCGCGCTGGCCGAGCCGTTTCTGCCCGCCGCGCGGCAGTTTTTGACCATGACGGAAGTTGAGGAAGCTGAGCGCCGCGCCGCCGCGCCTGATATGGAGGCGGTCGCATGA